A single genomic interval of Psychroserpens sp. NJDZ02 harbors:
- the wecB gene encoding non-hydrolyzing UDP-N-acetylglucosamine 2-epimerase gives MKIVTVIGARPQFVKAAIVSKAIDDHNKESDNKVEELIVHTGQHFDENMSKIFFDQMKIRKPDYNLEIHSLSHGAMTGLMMSKIEEILIKEKPDWLLVYGDTNSTLAGALAAKKLHIKVAHVEAGLRSFNNKMPEEINRILTDRISDILFCPTQKAVDNLDKEGYKNIDSVIELPGDVMKDAALHYKQFAEKPEDLYLPDNFILSTIHRAENTDNLDNLKSIFNALSDIAKELAIVIPLHPRTKKILAKNNIKIDSNIICIDPVGYLQMVYLLDKCKLVMTDSGGLQKEAYFFNKPCITLREETEWVELLDNGYNVIVGSDEAKILASFNSIKENNFKLVIKEELYGNGKSSNAILKSLILNS, from the coding sequence ATGAAAATAGTAACGGTAATAGGTGCAAGACCACAGTTTGTAAAAGCAGCAATAGTAAGTAAAGCAATTGATGACCACAACAAAGAATCTGACAATAAAGTAGAAGAATTAATTGTACACACAGGTCAGCATTTTGATGAAAATATGAGTAAAATATTTTTTGATCAAATGAAAATTAGAAAACCAGATTATAACCTAGAAATCCATAGCCTCTCTCATGGTGCGATGACTGGACTTATGATGTCTAAGATAGAAGAGATATTAATAAAAGAGAAACCAGATTGGTTATTGGTATATGGAGATACTAACTCTACTTTGGCTGGTGCTTTAGCAGCAAAAAAATTACACATAAAAGTCGCACATGTAGAAGCAGGTTTAAGATCTTTTAATAATAAAATGCCAGAAGAAATTAATAGAATTCTAACCGATAGAATTAGCGACATTTTATTCTGCCCAACCCAAAAAGCAGTAGACAATTTAGATAAAGAAGGCTATAAAAACATAGATTCTGTAATAGAACTACCAGGAGATGTAATGAAAGATGCAGCTTTACATTACAAACAGTTTGCAGAAAAACCAGAAGATTTATATTTACCAGATAACTTTATCCTTTCTACAATCCACAGAGCAGAAAACACAGATAATTTAGACAACCTTAAGTCTATATTTAACGCTTTAAGCGATATAGCTAAAGAGTTAGCAATAGTAATACCATTACACCCAAGAACTAAAAAGATATTGGCTAAAAACAACATTAAAATAGATAGTAACATCATTTGTATAGACCCAGTAGGTTATTTACAAATGGTCTACTTGCTCGATAAGTGTAAATTAGTAATGACAGATAGTGGTGGTTTACAAAAAGAAGCTTATTTCTTTAATAAACCATGCATTACATTAAGAGAAGAAACCGAATGGGTAGAACTTTTAGACAATGGGTATAATGTTATTGTTGGAAGTGATGAAGCGAAAATTTTAGCAAGTTTTAATAGTATTAAAGAAAATAACTTTAAATTAGTGATTAAAGAAGAGTTGTATGGTAATGGAAAATCAAGTAATGCTATCTTAAAAAGCTTAATATTAAATTCTTAA
- a CDS encoding glycosyltransferase family 4 protein, whose translation MNKICHLTSAHARDDIRIFKKECISLKNNGYNVSLIVADGKGDDVVEGVKIYDIGKLEGRLNRFIKTTKKIYKKAVEINADLYHFHDPDLMPAGFKLIKKGKYVIYDVHEDLPGQTMGKPYIKPVFRKPIALALKTLEHFFSKRYSYIITATPHIKSLFDNRNKAIDINNYPFKNELLSEEKNYLEKKQEVCFVGAISEIRGLEQVVNAMDGLDVKLNLAGKSNQVSFRDKLTKTKGWNNVNELGLVTRQDVKTILANSKVGIVTYLPSPNHIYSQPNKLFEYMSAGIPVIASNFDLWKQIVEDYDCGICVDPESSEEIRAAIKELIDKPKKAQKMGENGKKAVMNKFNWASEEKKLIKLYEEIL comes from the coding sequence ATGAATAAAATTTGTCACCTAACCTCGGCACATGCCAGAGATGATATTAGAATTTTTAAGAAAGAGTGTATTTCTCTTAAAAATAACGGCTACAATGTATCCTTAATAGTTGCTGATGGAAAAGGGGATGATGTGGTTGAAGGCGTAAAAATATATGATATAGGAAAATTAGAAGGGAGACTTAATAGATTTATTAAAACTACAAAAAAAATTTATAAGAAAGCAGTTGAAATAAATGCTGATTTATATCACTTTCATGACCCAGACTTAATGCCTGCTGGTTTTAAATTAATAAAAAAAGGTAAATATGTTATTTATGATGTACATGAAGATTTACCAGGACAAACTATGGGTAAACCTTATATTAAGCCGGTTTTTAGAAAACCAATAGCTCTAGCATTAAAAACCCTTGAACATTTTTTCTCAAAACGATATAGTTATATTATAACCGCAACACCTCATATAAAAAGCTTATTTGACAATCGTAACAAAGCCATAGATATTAATAACTATCCCTTTAAAAATGAACTTTTATCAGAAGAGAAGAATTACTTAGAAAAAAAACAAGAAGTATGTTTTGTAGGTGCTATTTCTGAAATTAGAGGGCTTGAACAAGTTGTAAACGCAATGGATGGTTTAGATGTTAAGTTAAATTTAGCAGGAAAAAGTAATCAAGTTAGTTTTAGGGATAAATTAACCAAAACTAAAGGATGGAATAATGTTAACGAGCTTGGTTTGGTAACAAGACAAGATGTTAAAACTATTTTAGCAAACTCTAAAGTTGGAATTGTCACCTATTTACCAAGTCCTAACCATATATATTCTCAGCCCAATAAATTATTTGAATATATGTCGGCAGGAATCCCTGTTATAGCGTCTAATTTTGATTTATGGAAACAAATAGTTGAGGATTACGATTGTGGGATTTGTGTAGATCCAGAGTCGTCAGAAGAAATTAGAGCGGCCATTAAAGAGCTTATAGACAAACCTAAGAAAGCCCAAAAGATGGGAGAAAATGGTAAAAAAGCTGTAATGAATAAATTTAATTGGGCTTCTGAAGAGAAGAAATTAATAAAATTATACGAAGAAATATTATGA
- a CDS encoding O-antigen ligase family protein, whose amino-acid sequence MSFFVNLKDKVNINLLYMFALCIPLGQKLSTYVLIIWILSSLVFIKQSKKVFNKRLFLLPALYFVYILSLTYTEEFSLKFFEQKGTLLAFPIIFYLNGYKYNSKIFNRALFFFVIGCVISVFYCYSFALYNSIDFIDNTIVFKPEINPELTFIESSVKGGNYFYGNYFSVLHQTVYYAMFLCLAISILLFKPKTIKNRAFNLLVIIVFSITVFQVSSRAGVVTLIMLTFIYVYKIFNKKLFKLISVLILLIALPSLLILNPRLKNASKNVISSFVSFHNEDIGSSSLRLMTWDASLQVIKKNIIIGVGVGDAYKELKEEYRKKRYVKPYRDSLNSHNQYFQLLVECGLIAFLLFFTQLFSLYKQAVLRKDIKMILMAFFIIISFNSMFESIFNQYSGIMFYSFFFCLLINNNKNLEVL is encoded by the coding sequence ATGAGTTTTTTTGTAAATCTAAAAGATAAAGTAAATATTAATTTATTGTATATGTTTGCTCTATGTATTCCATTAGGTCAAAAATTATCCACTTATGTATTAATTATTTGGATTTTATCATCTTTGGTTTTTATCAAGCAATCAAAAAAAGTCTTTAATAAAAGGCTTTTCTTATTACCTGCATTATATTTTGTTTACATTTTATCTCTAACTTATACAGAAGAATTTAGTTTAAAATTTTTTGAGCAAAAAGGAACACTGCTAGCCTTTCCTATAATTTTTTATTTAAATGGTTATAAATATAATTCTAAAATATTTAATAGAGCTCTGTTTTTTTTTGTTATTGGTTGTGTAATTTCTGTTTTTTATTGTTACAGTTTTGCATTATATAATTCAATAGATTTTATTGATAATACAATAGTATTTAAGCCAGAAATAAATCCTGAATTAACTTTTATTGAGTCTTCTGTAAAAGGTGGAAATTATTTTTATGGAAATTATTTTTCAGTTCTACATCAGACTGTATACTATGCGATGTTTTTATGTTTGGCTATTTCGATATTACTTTTTAAACCAAAAACAATCAAAAACAGGGCTTTTAATCTTTTAGTAATTATAGTATTTAGTATTACTGTTTTCCAAGTTTCATCTAGAGCAGGAGTTGTAACTTTAATTATGCTTACTTTTATCTACGTGTATAAAATTTTTAATAAAAAACTATTTAAATTAATATCTGTATTAATTTTGCTTATAGCACTGCCTTCTTTATTAATTTTAAATCCAAGATTAAAAAACGCCTCCAAAAACGTTATTTCAAGTTTTGTGAGTTTTCACAATGAAGACATCGGTAGTTCTTCATTAAGGCTAATGACCTGGGATGCATCATTACAAGTCATTAAAAAAAATATAATTATTGGTGTTGGAGTAGGAGATGCTTATAAAGAATTAAAGGAAGAGTATAGAAAAAAAAGATATGTAAAACCATATAGAGATAGCTTAAATTCTCATAATCAATATTTTCAGTTACTTGTTGAGTGTGGTTTAATTGCTTTTTTACTGTTTTTTACTCAGCTTTTTAGTTTATACAAACAAGCTGTGTTAAGGAAAGATATTAAAATGATTTTAATGGCATTTTTTATAATTATAAGTTTTAATTCAATGTTTGAAAGTATATTTAATCAGTATTCTGGTATTATGTTTTATAGTTTTTTCTTTTGCCTACTAATAAATAACAATAAAAATTTAGAAGTTTTATAA
- a CDS encoding lipopolysaccharide biosynthesis protein, translating to MNSNKILKNVLTLLSGTALAQAIPVLISPILTRIYSPSEIGVYTIFFATVNILAILSTGRLELAILIPKHKKDSYSILKLSLAFSVIISAISLLILLLFKKSIGNILGLQSISNWILIIPLTSLFLAAFQTYNYWLNRNDIYFAISKGKVLQGVIMGFIQVTCSILGSLGLLLGRVLSVILSSLFLVFTSRKKSPKLLPINKNELKNSLRENKDFPLYTMPNAVLNSFSNNLPLYLLENLFSAKITGFYSWSVRIIQAPMGMIIGSIQQVFYREASKKHNEKESLYSITFKTAKYLFFIGLIPYIFIYFFAPQIFAFVFGEKWRVAGEYTKYLIPWFFLVFINSPISSLVLILGKQKPYFIYELFLFIFRGIALYLGYRLYNDPKYSIIFYGIVGFVFNFILLFILLNLSKNSNKFK from the coding sequence TTGAATTCAAATAAAATTTTAAAAAATGTTTTAACATTGTTAAGCGGGACCGCTTTGGCTCAAGCAATTCCTGTTTTAATTAGCCCAATATTAACACGTATTTATTCGCCAAGTGAAATTGGTGTATACACCATTTTTTTTGCCACTGTTAATATTTTAGCAATTTTAAGTACTGGAAGGTTAGAATTAGCAATACTTATACCAAAACACAAAAAAGATAGTTATTCAATTTTAAAATTATCATTAGCTTTTTCTGTAATAATATCCGCAATTTCATTATTAATCCTTCTACTTTTTAAAAAGTCAATTGGAAACATTTTAGGGTTGCAAAGTATTTCTAACTGGATATTAATTATTCCTTTAACCTCTCTTTTTTTAGCAGCCTTCCAAACTTATAATTATTGGTTAAATAGAAACGATATTTACTTTGCAATTTCTAAAGGTAAGGTATTACAGGGGGTAATAATGGGGTTTATACAGGTAACCTGTTCTATTTTAGGTTCTTTGGGACTATTATTGGGTCGTGTTTTAAGTGTTATACTATCCTCATTATTTCTCGTTTTTACTTCCAGAAAAAAATCACCAAAACTATTACCAATTAATAAAAATGAACTAAAAAACTCTTTACGAGAGAACAAAGATTTTCCTTTATATACAATGCCAAATGCAGTACTAAACTCGTTTTCAAATAACCTACCATTATATTTACTAGAAAATTTATTTAGTGCCAAAATAACAGGTTTTTACTCTTGGTCAGTAAGAATTATTCAAGCGCCAATGGGAATGATAATAGGATCAATTCAGCAAGTGTTTTATAGAGAAGCAAGTAAAAAACATAATGAAAAAGAGTCTTTATACTCAATAACCTTTAAGACTGCTAAATATTTGTTTTTTATTGGATTAATACCTTATATTTTTATTTACTTTTTTGCGCCACAAATATTTGCTTTTGTTTTTGGTGAAAAATGGAGAGTTGCGGGAGAATATACTAAGTATCTAATACCATGGTTTTTCTTGGTTTTTATTAACTCCCCCATTAGCTCTTTAGTTCTAATATTAGGCAAACAAAAACCTTATTTTATTTATGAGCTTTTCCTTTTTATATTTAGAGGAATAGCTCTTTATTTAGGTTATAGACTGTATAATGACCCTAAATATTCGATTATATTTTACGGTATTGTCGGTTTTGTTTTTAATTTTATATTATTATTTATATTATTAAACCTTTCAAAAAATTCTAATAAATTTAAATAA
- a CDS encoding phenylacetate--CoA ligase family protein, with the protein MKNTSLLIDLSYKIKSRNDFNYYKGFKQNFNKPLDLLEQEQLVAFHNLFVFCKKNVPYYDKLFNTLKLEVSDFKSLEDLQKIPLLDKAIILNNYNDFSPRNYDKKTVSGATGGSTGEPLKYKMSVDDYSRGVALLYRGLNQGGYNPGDKIAVLAGGSLVKNKTSISSKINNVILNYKKFSSFGVDNNDLELYYNTLNKWKPNFFRGYASSLVLFAKFCLDNNKDLKFQSVFSTAEMLLPAQRQLIETAFNTKVYNNYGLNDGGVSAYEINKNNEFIIDTERSILEIVNEQENVYNTNGKIIATSLYNYALPFIRYDTGDNGTQILGDKNCRKKLIDLRGRTTDYITINDKTISSPVLTVLMGKIDAIKYQIIQKKNQSLEIRILKGKGYNLEQEKYIIESLTSNIDKGLDINFIYTDDFIKSANKHKFIIKE; encoded by the coding sequence ATGAAAAACACATCTTTACTTATTGATTTATCTTATAAAATTAAAAGCAGAAATGATTTTAATTACTACAAAGGCTTTAAGCAGAATTTCAATAAACCTTTAGACTTGTTAGAACAAGAGCAATTAGTAGCTTTTCATAACCTATTTGTTTTTTGTAAAAAAAATGTACCCTATTACGATAAGCTATTTAACACACTTAAGCTGGAAGTTTCAGACTTTAAATCTCTAGAAGACTTACAAAAAATCCCCCTTTTAGATAAAGCAATAATCTTAAATAATTATAACGATTTTTCCCCAAGAAACTATGACAAAAAAACTGTTTCTGGTGCCACAGGGGGATCTACAGGAGAGCCTCTTAAATATAAAATGAGTGTAGACGACTACTCTAGAGGGGTTGCACTACTTTACAGAGGTCTTAATCAAGGTGGTTATAATCCAGGTGATAAAATTGCTGTTTTAGCCGGTGGATCTCTGGTAAAAAACAAAACTAGTATATCGTCTAAAATAAATAATGTAATTCTAAATTATAAAAAGTTTTCTTCATTTGGTGTTGATAATAACGATTTAGAACTATACTATAATACATTAAACAAATGGAAGCCTAATTTTTTTAGAGGCTATGCAAGCTCTTTAGTCTTATTTGCAAAATTTTGTTTAGACAATAATAAAGATTTAAAATTCCAGTCCGTATTCTCTACTGCAGAAATGTTATTACCAGCACAACGACAATTAATTGAAACTGCTTTTAACACTAAAGTTTACAACAATTATGGATTAAATGATGGCGGTGTTTCTGCTTATGAAATTAATAAAAATAACGAGTTTATAATTGATACTGAAAGAAGTATACTAGAAATTGTAAATGAACAAGAAAACGTGTACAATACTAATGGAAAAATAATTGCAACGTCATTATACAATTATGCTTTACCATTTATAAGATATGATACTGGCGATAATGGTACTCAAATACTAGGAGATAAGAATTGTCGTAAAAAATTAATAGATTTAAGAGGACGAACAACAGATTATATTACTATTAATGATAAAACAATAAGTAGTCCTGTTCTTACTGTTTTAATGGGTAAAATTGACGCTATTAAATACCAAATAATACAAAAGAAAAACCAGTCTTTAGAAATACGTATTTTAAAAGGAAAAGGATACAATTTGGAACAAGAAAAGTATATAATTGAATCTTTAACTTCTAATATTGACAAAGGTTTAGATATTAATTTTATTTATACCGACGATTTTATAAAATCTGCCAACAAGCATAAATTTATAATTAAAGAATAA